TGGACTTCTTTCAAGCGGATCAGTTCTAATAACGCCAAAAAGGCGACGATTATTTCTAATTTTGATTTCAACGTCCGCAAGTAGTCGCTTAAAATCAGATGCTGATTGTGCGATAACAAGGCTTCAATTTCGAACATCTTTTCATCGACGGAAAAAGTCTCGCCTTCGACGACGCGCGTCTGGGAGGCCCCGATTTCCTGGATAATTTTGCTGAAAGTCTGGTGCAGGTCATACACGCTGACTTCAGAATATTCGAGGACTTCCGTTGGCGACTCCGGCGACGGGCCGACGCGGGCGATCAGGGTTGCGGTTGTTTCTTCGCGCAGCTTCAGGTCGTCCGCCAGGGCGCGAAAGCGCTCATATTCCAGTCGGCGCATCTCCAAAATCTGATCGTCGATTTCTTCTTCTTCCAGTTCGACTTCATCTTTCGGCAACAAGGCGCGGGCTTTATAGCGAATCAGGGTGGCCCCTAAAACCAGATATTCGCCGCCTTCTTCGAGGTCGGCTTCATCCATTTCACGAATTTTTTTCAAATACGCTTCGGTAATATCGCCGATATTGATGGTGCAAACATCCATCTCATGTTTTGAGATCAGATGCACCAATAAATCGAGCGGCCCCGTATAACTGGGGACGTCGATGGGCAAACGTGTTGGTTCTGCGTTTTCGTTCATGCGTTCATTTCTTTATAGAGTCGATCAATCATAAACGCAAATCATAAGCGGGAAAATCGAATCGGAGAAGAAGGGCGCGACGCGTCAGGCAGATTGCTTTTATGAGCACTTACAGAAGAGTTTGATTCAATACGGGAAACACCAAACGGAAAGCGGCGCCATGTTCTGGTTTGCTCGTGAGTTGAATCGCGCCCTGATGTAATTTAACAATTCCCATTAAGGCCGCCAGCCCAAGCCCTCTGCCAACGAACTTGGTAGAATAAAACGGATCGAATAATTTTTCAAATGCGTCGTCTTCGATCCCGCAGCCGTCGTCACTGATTTCTATAAATACGCCGGGTGCGTCGGGCGTGTAAGGTTCGATGAAGTTTTCGATGTAGTCATCGGGCTTTAATTCGCAAACGCCTGTGCGGATGTTAATGTTTCCCGTTTCTTCGCCGATGGCTTCCGCTGCGTTGTTAATTAAGTTCATTACCGCTTGTCGCAACTTGCCCTTATCGCCCTGAATGATGGGAAGATCGTTGTGCAAACTCAATGCGACTCGGATTTTATTGCCGACCGTCGCTTCGATGATTGTGGTGATTTCGCGAACCAAGTGGTTGAAGTCAATTGGTTGCGTCGCGAGAGCAAGCCCGCCGGAGTAGGCCATCATTTGTTTGGTGAGATCGGCGCCTTTGAGCGCGGCGCTTTGGATCAGTTGAAGGCTCTCTTCTTCGGATGACCCCGTTTCCGTCGACAGCATCATCATTTCGGTGTTGCCGAGTATCACCATTAATAAGTTGTTGAAATCATGCGCGACGCCTTCCGCCAACACGCCCAGGCTTTCCATCTTTTGGGTTTGGCGTAGTTGTTCTTCGAGGCGGCGGCGGTCTTTTTCTTCCCGCTGTTGTTTTAGCGCAAGGGCGTATAACTCGGCGAGGCGCACCGCCGCTTCGAGGTGTTTCGGCGCGAAGTCTCTACTACGGTGGGCGAGGGCGATCAAGCCGCAGAGTTCGTCACCGAACAAGACCGGAGCAGCCAGAAACGTCTTGAATTCTACATGCCCGTCAGGCAATCCCTGGCTGTCTTCATGGGTGGTCGCATCGTTTGTGTAGAACGGACGGCGGCTGTTGAGCGCATGGCCCCACAGCGA
This portion of the Candidatus Hinthialibacter antarcticus genome encodes:
- a CDS encoding segregation/condensation protein A; the encoded protein is MNENAEPTRLPIDVPSYTGPLDLLVHLISKHEMDVCTINIGDITEAYLKKIREMDEADLEEGGEYLVLGATLIRYKARALLPKDEVELEEEEIDDQILEMRRLEYERFRALADDLKLREETTATLIARVGPSPESPTEVLEYSEVSVYDLHQTFSKIIQEIGASQTRVVEGETFSVDEKMFEIEALLSHNQHLILSDYLRTLKSKLEIIVAFLALLELIRLKEVQARQDSNHGEIVLEKGEKYTNSSNEDDQTEGLNTDGQQGNTEHQKDNPKDSGQGNTEHGTG